The Chrysemys picta bellii isolate R12L10 chromosome 5, ASM1138683v2, whole genome shotgun sequence genome includes a window with the following:
- the LOC135983790 gene encoding uncharacterized protein LOC135983790: MPPCAKRAPAWSNGELLDFINVWGEEAVQSQLHSSRRNYDTFGQISRAMMERGHDRDALQCRIKVKELWNAYHKAREANHRSGAAPATCRFYKELDAIVGGDPTSTPSNTMDTSERGEEEEKESRSEGAGAEGDTPESLEACSQELFSSQEEGSQSQQLVLGGGQTEEQVPDATLRSQLSVLSPADRLQKLQKRPRKSKEDMLNEVMHQFLTENKKAQEWRESESRIHKENAAHRKQSTERLISIMERQADSIQALVAMQAEHYCARPPCSPCLKTLSLVPSCHLQPTFPNIRVLTTTSCLQHLYLHQPALRTTTFTLCTQPPSPCSIPILKCSTHCTAIQTGHTQICDCTAPHPTPLPFLIPKQLCFFSINGFFGFENILYYCIK, from the exons atgcctccatgtgccaaacgagccccagcatggagcaatggcgagttgctggacttCATcaatgtttggggggaggaagctgtccagtcccagctgcactccagccgtaggaattacgataccttcgggcagatatcaagggccatgatggaaaggggccatgaccgggacgcactccaatgcaggattaaagtgaaggagctgtggaatgcctaccacaaagcccgcgaggcaaaccaccgctctggtgctgcccccgcaacctgccgtttttacaaagagctggatgcgatagttgggggtgaccccacctccactccgagcaacaccatggacacttcagagcggggggaggaggaggagaaggaaagcaggagtgagggtgctggggcggagggagacaccccggaatccctggaggcatgcagccaggagctcttctcaagccaggaggaaggtagccagtcgcaacagctggtacttggtggaggacaaacagaagagcaggttcctg atgcaaccttgagatctcagctgtCCGTGTTATCACCGGCTGACAGACTGCAAAAACTCCAGAAGAGAccacgaaaaagcaaagaagacatgctgaaCGAAGTGATGCATCAATTTCTTACAGAGAATAAAAAagcacaggagtggagggagagtgaaagcaGGATCCAcaaggaaaacgcagcgcaccggaaGCAAAGCACGGagcggctgataagcatcatggagcgccaagcggactctatccaggcgctagtagccatgcaggcggagcactactgcgcccgccccccctgcagcccttgtctcaaaactctttcccttgtgccctcatgtcacctccaacccactttccccaacatccgggttcttaccaccaccagctgcctccaacatctGTATCTTCACCAACCAGCCCTGAGAACTACGACctttaccctctgcactcaacccccatcaccatgcagtataccCATCCTGAAGTGCAGTACTCATTGCACAGCGAttcagacaggacatacgcaaatctgtgattgtaccgctccccaccccacccccttgccctttctgattcccaaacagttgtgtttcttttcaataaatggattttttggctttgaaaacattctttattattgcataaagtaa